Proteins encoded together in one Cicer arietinum cultivar CDC Frontier isolate Library 1 chromosome 4, Cicar.CDCFrontier_v2.0, whole genome shotgun sequence window:
- the LOC140920062 gene encoding uncharacterized protein produces the protein MCPCTKCPNCHSYSRVCVYEHLTDPHRGFLRGYRHWIYHGEKPRTSSSATKQNVEMEHDMDGLVHDVFGIHSTEEPICGEGERIPEVRENSKFYEFVKENEQMLYPNCKKYSKLSFMVHLYHLKCLHGWSDKSFSMLLDLLRDALPEEIFLPKSYYETKKIVSGLSLGYEKIHACPNDCILYWDKYAKYEVCPKCSTSRWKTTNEDVQGNGMETSERRKKIPAKILRWFPLKPRLQRLYMSSKVAESMRWHHESRLNDGSLRHPADSLAWKNFDARYPTFSLDPRNVRLGVASDGFNPFKTMSITHSTWPVILIPYNLPPWMCMKQPYFMLSLLIPGPKGTGNNIDIYLQPLVQQLQEL, from the coding sequence ATGTGCCCTTGTACAAAATGTCCCAATTGCCACTCTTATTCTCGCGTATGTGTTTATGAACACTTAACAGATCCACACCGTGGATTTCTTAGAGGCTATAGACATTGGATATATCATGGTGAAAAGCCTAGAACTTCAAGTAGCGCTACTAAACAAAATGTAGAAATGGAGCATGACATGGATGGATTAGTTCATGATGTATTTGGAATTCATTCTACAGAAGAGCCAATTTGTGGTGAAGGTGAAAGAATTCCCGAAGTTAGagaaaactctaaattttaCGAATTTGTAAAGGAGAATGAGCAAATGCTTTACCCCAACTGTAAGAAGTATAGCAAGCTATCATTTATGGTACATTTGTATCATTTAAAATGTCTTCATGGGTGGAGTGACAAGTCATTCTCCATGTTGCTTGATTTACTAAGAGATGCTTTACCAGAAGAAATTTTTTTGCCAAAATCATATTATGAAACTAAAAAGATTGTTTCAGGATTAAGTTTGGGGTATGAGAAGATCCATGCTTGTCCCAATGATTGCATATTATATTGGGATAAATATGCCAAATATGAAGTATGTCCAAAGTGTAGTACGTCAAGGTGGAAAACAACAAATGAAGACGTACAAGGTAATGGAATGGAGACTTCTGAGAGGCGAAAGAAGATACCAGCAAAGATCCTTCGATGGTTTCCATTGAAACCAAGGTTGCAAAGGTTATACATGTCCTCCAAAGTTGCAGAATCAATGAGATGGCACCATGAGAGTAGATTGAATGATGGTTCTCTTAGGCATCCAGCTGATTCCCTTGCTTGGAAGAATTTTGACGCTCGATATCCAACATTTTCGTTAGATCCTCGTAATGTTCGATTAGGAGTGGCTTCAGATGGTTTCAATCCTTTCAAGACTATGAGTATTACTCATAGCACTTGGCCTGTCATTCTAattccttacaatcttcctccttgGATGTGCATGAAACAACCATACTTCATGTTATCACTATTAATTCCGGGTCCAAAAGGTACTGGAAATAACATTGACATTTATCTGCAACCTTTAGTACAACAGTTGCAAGAGTTATAG